The Alnus glutinosa chromosome 8, dhAlnGlut1.1, whole genome shotgun sequence DNA segment TCTGAATTTCTTGCCTAAGAGATGCCCAGCCTTGCATCATTTGATCGCTCAAACACGAACTATGATTCAAAGCACCAACGAAGGAGTCCAGCAACTTCAGTGCCTCCAAAAGAAGCCTTAGAATTCCATGCTTCACAAGAAAATCCGAGTGAAGCAACCCCTTATTGATTACTGACCGGCTGAATGGACGGGGAAACAAGCATTTCAAGATACTCTGCACATCCTCGTTATCAAACGAACCGGGATGACACTGAGAATCAAGGAAATCAAAATGACAGCCAGTGCCTACTGAGGAAACCAAGTTTGCTGCCAGAGAAACTGTAGCAAACCTGTAAATGCTTCAGTCACCATGCAAATACACAAGtataggaaaaataataaacagATGATAGATCAAATTGCACATGTAGTGGCATAAAGAAACTGACCAGGTTGGTGATGCAAAATCCTCCAGGTTGTAAGGGAAGTCTTCCATGTATGCTGAACCAAAAGAGGGACTCCCACTAACAATAGCCAAAAGCAAGTCTCTGTGATAGCCAATCTCAGTCGCTTTTAGCTTCTTCATGAGTCCAACAAGTCGTGTTGGATTACCCTTCAATGGACTTGGGCGCCTCTTCAAATCTGGCATCAAACCATTACAAGGATCAGTGCAAACGAGGACTAGTATACGGTAAGACAACTCTGCAGCAGGCCCACCATTCTCTCTACCGGAAATGCTGACTAATTGTTCCAAAGTAACACTCCCAAAGAGAACACTTCTAAGACCTGGAGGCACCAAGGACTCTTCCACAAGAATCCTATCACGTAATGTGGACAAAACATAAATAACAGTCTCGTCATCATCATTCCCAAGCCCACGAAGGACAGCAGAATACATTTCCTTCTGCTGCAGGACCCACCTCAACAATCCAGGCCTTCCCACCTCCAAAAATGACATAGAAAAGCCAACAAATGCCTTCCTTAATGAGCGCTTCATTCTCTTCtcattttggttctttttatatTCAGCAAGCTTGGAAAacaccttgagtttgaagtcaaatttcttTGCAAACTCAGAAGCCAATCCCGACCCTCGCCGAACAATTGAAGCCATTAGCAAAAGAGCAGCCTTTTGGCACTTCACTTCTTTACTATTGAGTTCCTTATAAACATCGGTCATGTATTCTTCAATAAGCAATTTTGCAAACTTGTCGAGAACCCTGCTAATAGATATTCTCTCCACAATCTTCGGATTATACATCCCATAAGGATGACCCAGAATAGTAGAAACCAATGACAATACATATGACAATCCAGGTTTCCCGCGTCGAAGCTTCCAAGCATCTAGAAGCTCCGAGAACTTGGAAGAACTCCTTACATATAGATAGAGCAATTCACGTCCAGTGTTACCTTTCAGTAACTTAATGAACTCCTTCACACCATCCGAACATAACTTTATCTCCATGGAATTGATCTTATGCAATAGTTCTCTAAGTTTAGCTTCATGGGTCACTTTCACTTCAAACGTTGGAACCTCTTCTCCTTCAACCTCGCTGTTATCATCACCATCTACCATAACTGCAATTGAaagacaaaacacaaagcaAAAGCAAATTATTACCAATTCACGTAACTAGAATAAAAAACTTAACATAGTTTCCTTTCAGCCAATATACAATCATCCGCCGCTTCGTGTTGAAACTTGAAAAAATAACTCAAATGAATTAAGCCTTACATTGACAATATACTTAACCTTCCACTTAAATCAAGCCCAATACGTATATCACGGCTTATGCGTCAGTAGGCGaaattttcattcttttctcAGTTTTAAACGGGAAACagctaaaaaataaacaaacaaacatgacccagtttctttttcttttcttttctttgactAAATTTTCTCGGCATCCAAACAGGTTACAAAAAAGAATGGATGAGGCGTTTATTGAATGGGTACCTTGATCTTCAGAGGCCGAGCTTCGTTCCTCCATCCAGTAGTTTACAGAGAGGGCTTTGCTTTATGTGTGTTTGTTAGTGTGGGCAAGTGGGGTTTAAGGGCACAGAGGAGAGGAACCAAGGGTTTTGGGTGTGTAGGGGCAGACCCCTCTTTTTTCAATCTTGTTTTGGTCTGAGTTTTCACTCTGGGCCAGGGATGAACCCAGACCCAACCATAACAGTAGACCCAGTCCAAAATACTCAACCACAAGTTTTACATACCAAGTTAGGGCTGTTGTCAAAACCGCCCGCCACCAACTCTGGCCTCTTTCAACTTGGCCCAAGTCAAAGTCCAGTCCAAAGTCAAAATAAgagaatttggatcctctccatttgattCTTTCCATTTAGTTATAAAGTAGGAGTAAAAGgattgaaatggagagaatcctgTTCCAAAATAAGAATGGTGGTCGAGCCATCTCATAATTGATTATAAAATGATTGAACCACCTTAATTTTACAGTAACTAACggtatatataatgttttgtggTAAATGTGtgattttatattgattttgtcgagaaaaaaaaaaaaaaaaaaagaaagtccaaaattgtatgaaaaatgagttatttattatatatgctTACCGTAATGAATTATTTATCCCTTTTaaaacttcataaaattatttgtcACAACCCCAAATTACATAGccaaatttagttttttttttttttttttgaagttttagcGAGGTATTCTACCATACAAATTTCTCAAAACTTTAcctattattttcaaattaaatgatcaTAATCTTCTCATCTTACTACTTATCATTTCCACTAACTCAATATTTACCATCTTAATACTtgtaggcctcgtttggtttgggGAATATACCTCTGAAATAGAATGGTTATTCTATAGGAATAGTCATTACTTTGTTTTGTAGGAatctatttatttaaatagttaTTATAATGAGAATAATTATTTCCTTATAAAAATGAATATCTAttcctttaaaaaagaaaggaatagactaaatttttcaaaaaaaaccattcattattttatattttccatcaattttttaaaaaataaaaagaaaaaaataaacaaactcaTGTTAAACTATGGCTGGCCAACCACCTGATGAGTGATCGGATAGCCATAGTTTGGAGCCTGGGGTGGTCTCACCACCCTCGGGGCATTTGGGGTTgtcgtggccacccccaagcctcGTTTGGGGTGGCTTGATGAGCATCAGGGTAGTCGACCACCCCAACTTTTTTAggtgttttatatttttctttttcttttttctctttgtaattggagtttttttttattattttttaaaaaatgtaaaaaataatgtaaattttttttagtaattttgattcaatttcaattaaagtatatatgttATCACCAAACTAAGGAGTGAGAATACCTATTCCATTACACTCTTTTATTCCCAATAAATACTCTTTAGTTTAgtaatcacttataaaatttaatttgaacccaatcaaaattattaaaaaaactcaatttattattattattatttgttttttttgaaaactagtGGGTAGCCGACCACCCAATGGTCTCCAGGGGTGGTTGCTGCCACCCCTGGCTCTTTAGTGGGTGGTCAGGCCGCCTCCAGTTCCATATGTAGCTAGCTGACCACCTCAATGGGTGGTCGTCTGGCCACtgtaaagagttttttttaaaaaaaataaaataaaataaaaaataatgaatgattttttataaaaaaaatataatttattcctctaaaaattgttattcttctcattttaaaaaaataagtatttctcttcgtaagggaataactatttcaatGAATAGACTCTTATCAAACAAAGTAATGGAACagtcatttaataattttaggAGTTTATTTcacaaaccaaacgagacctaaCTATTTACTTTTTCAATACTCATTCGCAAACTAAACGATGccgtaattttatttaatttttttttaatttttaaaaataacaaaattaaataagataaaattctaactatataatttataaacaatatataaaaattgaaaacaagacACCGAGCTGCCCTATCACCATCCACCCAATAGCTTCAACCCACGTAGCGCTAACCTTTCCCACACGGGCCACACCCCCTATATAAAATCCTCACCCCACACCTAAAATATCTCTTTTTCCCATATATACCCATTTAGGGATTCGACTCTCTCCCGAGTCTCCCCCAATCGTACCCTAGGGTTCTTATTTGCACCGCTCTCTCAAACCCTATTTTTCGttggatttgaattttattCTTCATCACCATGATGCAACAGCCAGGACAGATGCCATCGGATCAGCAGGCTCAGCAGTaccagcagcagcagcagcagcatcaGCAGTGGATGATgatgcagcagcagcagcagccgGTCCCACCCCCCGCCGGCTGGGCCCCGCCAACCGTGCCTCCGCCCCAGCTGGCCCAGGCCCAGCAGTACCCGGCCCAGCCGAACCCCGGGTCCGACGAGATCCGGTCCCTCTGGATCGGGGACTTGCTACCCTGGATGGAGGAGAACTATATCCTCACGTGCTTCTCTCAAACTGGAGAGGTAAACCCTAAAATATGTGTctgtgttcgtgttgggttctgatttagggtttttgtttgtatGAGGTGGAAAAGATTTGAGATTTTCCGTTGGGGGGATTTTGGGGTGGTTCCTTTTTTGGTGATGATGTACACTAGGAAATTGGCGTTGGATACTTCCAAATTGGGGTTATTTGGGAAGATTGATGGTGTCATTTTGTTGCAATGAATCGGATTTTTGTTAGTACTGAATTGCTTCTGTAGGATTTcagttttgatttaaattttggTTCGGCAAGACCAATTGTATACGACCTTTCGGCTTTAGGTAATTCTCTGTTTGGTTGTGAAATatggtttcttttctttttgttttgactgAGCCTCGTGGAACTGTTTGGATTACTAGGAGTGAAGCTCAAAGGGAAATAAAACTTTAAGATTCAAattgttctttgttttctattctAAGATATTTGGTCTGTTGAAAGTCTAAACTTGAAATACACAGTTGTTGAAATTTTGGGGTTTCTTAAATCTAATGTAATTGTTCCGCTAGTCTATTTCATTATTCCCTTTTATAACCCTCTTGTATCTTCCGACTTATTGTTATTTTGGGTTCTCTCAGGTTTTATCAGCTAAGGTTATCCGCAACAAGCAGACAGGTATATCTGATGGTTACGGTttcattgaatttgtaaatcGTGCTGCGGCAGACAGGGCTTTGCAAACATTCAATGGTACAGTGATGCCAAGCACTGAGCAGAATTTTCGGCTGAACTGGGCCACTCTTGGTGCTGGTGAGAGACGTCAAGATGATGGTCCTGATTATACAATTTTTGTGGGAGATTTGGCTGCTGATGTTACTGATTACTTGCTTCAAGAGACCTTTAAAACTGTATATACTTCTGTGAAGGGTGCAAAAGTTGTCACAGACAGGACCACTGGACGTTCTAAGGGCTATGGTTTTGTTAGGTTTGGGGAGGAAAGTGAACAGTTGCGTTCGATGAACGAAATGAACGGCCAGTATTGTTCTACAAGGCCCATGCGCATTGGGCCAGCTGCTACCAAAAAACCTGTAGGTGCGCAGCAGCCATATCAGAAAGGTATGTGCTGTTGCTATTGCTATTGCTATTGCTAGTGGTGCTTTGTTGGGATTGCTGCACAAAAGTTTGACCTTCTAATGTTTCTGCTTGATTTTTGCTATTGCTTGATCTTCTTGTCTGTTCTCTGTCTCTGGCCTTATTTTTGTGGGATCCCCTaccatataatttatatattagcATTGTTTGAAATGGTAAGTTAAATGTTTGTTGACTTTTTCTGAGGTGAAATGTTAAAACAGTGTTCCTCAATTTGACGTTTTTTGGTTATTCATATGAAGGTTGGCAGAACTTACCGTCATTTCGTTCCAGTATTACCTTTATAAACTTGGGCACATTTAAATTCTCTTAAAACATGTGAAATCTTATATAAAACTCATGTTGTCTTAAAGCAGGACACCGAGAGGCTCTCATTTTTGGGGGGCCTGCAATTGATTTCAGCTGAAATGATTCCACTTTAATGCGTGGCCTCATTTTAGGTCAGTTATTTTGTTTCTGTCATAAAGTTTGTACTTTTCCTTTGTGGCATTTGTTATGCTACATTCAGAATTACTTTTCCAGCTCCTTATATATTAAGAGATTCcaattccttttattttaagAGTTGCCAGTCAAGTTATTCATTCCCTTTTCCAAGTTttgtttatttccttttccGTTATTCTTTAGCTCGCGCGAATCACGGAGAATCTTTGGTTATTTTCTACCCGTTTGAATCAGTTCCCATGTGCTCTTTGCATAAAGTTGGATCCCATTTATTTCAAGATTTTCTGGCCCATGCATAGTTCTGCTGTTActtttaatatgtatatatatatatatatatatttatttttttataagaaacaTTGCTCCTTTTTTTGGGTCTTTCAATTGGATGCTAAAACTACATGTAGCAGCTAAGAACTTGTTACCTTGTTCTTTTTCATGAACTATTTTATGAAACCTGCCTTGAATAACttaataattcaaaattttgaacaTAAAATGCTAAAACAACCTGTTGTAAATTCTTTCCGTGTCTTCTTAGCACTGCACTTCTCTGATTTTCccatatttaattttcatttatttagcgtttgttatttttttttattgcttgtTTGGGTGTCTCCATTTTGGTGGCAAACTTGACTTTGTATATAAGACGTTTCCACTTCCATACTTTGTGATTGGGCCTTAGAATCTTAAATATATTTCTATATTTTACTTTCAAAAAGTTGGTTGACGTGTTTATTTGACTTATAATGCAGAATCTGTTTATATTTTAGTTGTGTGCAAGTTTCTGTGCATTTGGGGAATGTTTGTAGGGCATTTGGGTAATTTGTTATGAGATGCTTATTTGTAAATAATTGCATTCAATGTTGCTGTGTTGTGAATTTACAAGGATGCCTAGTAGTTTGTGCATGTATGGATAGGGGCACTAAAACCATCAATAATAATGCTACAATGATACTTTTCGTTGAAATGCTTACTTGGtgatattctttttctttttaattgatgtGCTGCTGTGTTTATTAACCAGCCCGTAATATCTCTTGATTGTcttcaaatcaaacaaatccATGAATTCAACATCCTATAACAGAAGAAAGATAAAGTTACTAGTGTCAATTTGATTGTATTTGGGAAAACTACTTATAATTGCATTTTGATTCCAGAAAGctgttaagatttttttaattattaaattgattCAGAATTGCACAGTTCAGAATGGATATTATTGGCACAATCTTTACCTGCCTCAGTGCTTATATTGCACATTGCGGGGAATGTCCCTGAGAACTCCTTTATTTTagtgttattttttgttggttaGTTCACATTTATTTGTTATTGGCAGCTACTTACCAGAATACTCAAGGAAACCAAGGGGAGAATGATCCAAATAATACAACAGTGGGTAGTTTGTTTTACTTTTGATATCATTTTTTTCCTGCCATATGATATTGATGCTTGACACTCTTGTCTGCAGATATTTGTTGGGGGTTTGGATGCAAATGTCACAGATGACTTGTTGAGACAAGTGTTTGGCCAGTTCGGTGAGCTGATCCACGTGAAAATACCAGTAGGCAAGCGTTGTGGTTTTGTTCAATTTGCTAGCAGGTAAAAAGTCAGTAGTCGTCTACATATAAGTTGCAACGGCCCctttggttttctctctctctctcgccccccccccccccccccccagctaGCCTTATTTGTAATATCATCTGTGTTTGTGGTACTTCAGAGCCAGTGCAGAGCAAGCGCTATCGATAATGAACGGAACTCAGTTAGCAGGACAAAGTATTAGACTTTCATGGGGCCGTAGTCCTTCCAACAAACAGGTTTTTAGTTGCAACCACATTTTTGAATGACTTTTTTTTATGGTGTATGCTCTCCGCTATCTTTATAAGTAATAGAATTCTTCTGTTGGAATGTTCAGACTCAGCCAGATCAGACACAGTGGAATGGA contains these protein-coding regions:
- the LOC133875267 gene encoding polyadenylate-binding protein RBP45C, encoding MMQQPGQMPSDQQAQQYQQQQQQHQQWMMMQQQQQPVPPPAGWAPPTVPPPQLAQAQQYPAQPNPGSDEIRSLWIGDLLPWMEENYILTCFSQTGEVLSAKVIRNKQTGISDGYGFIEFVNRAAADRALQTFNGTVMPSTEQNFRLNWATLGAGERRQDDGPDYTIFVGDLAADVTDYLLQETFKTVYTSVKGAKVVTDRTTGRSKGYGFVRFGEESEQLRSMNEMNGQYCSTRPMRIGPAATKKPVGAQQPYQKATYQNTQGNQGENDPNNTTIFVGGLDANVTDDLLRQVFGQFGELIHVKIPVGKRCGFVQFASRASAEQALSIMNGTQLAGQSIRLSWGRSPSNKQTQPDQTQWNGAAGAYYGYPQGYDAYTYAPPTQDPNMYYGGYPGYGNYQQPGAYQQPQQ